One stretch of Gopherus flavomarginatus isolate rGopFla2 chromosome 2, rGopFla2.mat.asm, whole genome shotgun sequence DNA includes these proteins:
- the LOC127045671 gene encoding serine/arginine repetitive matrix protein 1-like yields the protein MPGSPRFKLCKDCGKFMPKSDLHSACLRCLGESHQKDQCSICRGFRPRTLKDRTQRLRVLLMEAALQPPSEPAEAVPSTSSLVRSAWAWASGLRAQPKSSKSRHRMESGPRKSASVWHRSPSPVPTKKREPVRERSPHQDSRPMPSAGASRQAGLQPSAAPSTPAPQRGRSSPDRPRSPDLSGDLRLLSTPEAFEAASDLMGLPVPASLHRRELRTAARPPVQWRGKPAMLSPPSPLRAAKVAPDQIRGSPPPQHRSPTAPGAASPNSLYSETSDSEADTYRSNRSRSRRSVSEASHQHYPQWQQQWHPPSQWPFWTP from the coding sequence ATGCCCGGGTCCCCCaggtttaaactctgcaaggactgcgggaaattcatgcccaagagtgacctgcactctgcttgtttgaggtgcctcggagagagccaccaaaaggaccagTGCTCTATCTGCAGGGGCTTCCGCCCAAGAACTCTCAAAGACAGAACTCAAAGACTTCGAgtcctcctcatggaggctgcccTGCAGCCACCCTCGGAACCGGCCGAGGCAGTGCCCAGCACGTCTTCCTTGGTGCGGAGCGCCTGGGCATgggcatcaggacttagggcccagcccaagtcaTCTAAATCCCGGCACCGGATGGAGTCAGGTCCTAGGAAGTCGGCCTCAGTGTGGCACCGCTCACCGTCGCCGGTGCCCACTAAGAAGAGAGAGCCAGTGAGAGAACGGTCACCCCACCAGGACTCGAGGCCGATGCCGTCCGCGGGTGCAAGcagacaggctgggctacagccctcaGCTGCTCCGTCGACTCCCGCACCTCAGAGAGGGCGGTCGAGTCCAGACCGGCCTAGATCCCCGGACCTCAGCGGAGACTTGCGCCTCCTTTCGACACCGGAGGCGTTTGAGGCAGCCTCAGACTTGATGGGACTCCCGGTGCCGGCCTCCCTGCACCGTAGGGAATTGCGTACTGCAGCCCGTCCCCCAGTACAATGGAGGGGCAAGCCAGCAATGCTGTCGCCTCCCTCCCCGCTCCGCGCCGCTAAGGTGGCACCAGACCAGATAAGAGGCTCCCCGCCGCCTCAGCATCGCTCTCCAACGGCACCAGGTGCTGCTTCCCCCAATTCCTTGTACTCAGAGacttcagactcagaggcagacaCCTACCGTTCCAACCGGTCACGGAGCAGGAGATCAGTTTCGGAGGCGAGCCACCAGCAttacccacagtggcagcagcaatggcacccgccctcgcagtggccgttttggacccCCTGA